One genomic window of Gemmatimonadales bacterium includes the following:
- a CDS encoding type II toxin-antitoxin system VapC family toxin has product MNVVDSSAWLEYFADGPNAGAFAPPIQATADLVVPSITLFEVFKRVYQQRGEGPALHAVAVMQQGRVVDLDGPLALAAAKLSADSKLPLADSVVLATARQHEATLWTQDADFEGLAEVRYRAKPRTA; this is encoded by the coding sequence GTGAACGTCGTCGATTCCTCGGCGTGGTTGGAGTACTTCGCGGACGGCCCCAACGCCGGGGCCTTCGCCCCGCCGATCCAAGCCACGGCTGATCTGGTGGTGCCGTCCATCACGCTCTTTGAAGTCTTCAAGCGGGTCTATCAGCAGCGGGGCGAAGGGCCGGCCCTGCACGCCGTGGCGGTGATGCAGCAGGGGCGGGTCGTCGACCTGGACGGACCGCTGGCGCTGGCGGCGGCCAAGCTCAGCGCGGACAGCAAGCTCCCGCTCGCCGACAGCGTCGTCTTGGCGACCGCCCGCCAGCACGAGGCCACGCTGTGGACCCAGGATGCGGACTTCGAGGGGCTGGCGGAGGTGCGCTATCGCGCCAAGCCCCGGACCGCTTGA
- a CDS encoding AbrB/MazE/SpoVT family DNA-binding domain-containing protein, translating to MVVTVSPKYQVVIPQRIREALGLKPGQKIEAVQFLDRIEFIPVRPIKAMRGFLKGIDTRVPRERDRV from the coding sequence ATGGTCGTCACGGTGTCCCCGAAGTATCAGGTGGTGATTCCGCAGCGGATCCGGGAGGCCCTCGGGCTGAAGCCCGGCCAGAAGATCGAAGCGGTGCAGTTTCTCGACCGCATTGAATTCATCCCGGTGCGCCCCATCAAGGCCATGCGCGGCTTCTTGAAGGGGATCGACACGCGGGTGCCGCGGGAGCGGGACCGCGTGTGA